The genomic interval GAACTTCGCGTTCTGCCGAAGCCGGAACAGGTAGCTGGTGGGCGAAGCCTCCTCCCACGCTTCGGCAAGGCCGGGCGCCGGCTTCAGGTCGTCGGTGGTGCCCATCAGCTGGTCGTAGATCAGGTAGAACACGGTCCAGGACGTCCCGTCGCCGGACAGGTGGGGATCGGTCGAAAGCACCTCCGACGGCTTGCCCCACGTTAGGGTGGTCTGCGCGTCCGCCGACATCGGCGCCGACGCGAAGCCCGATGCGATCCCCAGGGCGAGCAAGGCTTCGCGCCAACGCCGCCCGTGCGTCATCTGAACCAACATATTCGTCCTCCCCGTCCGAAGCCGCTCCCGGTGCCCTTCTTTTTGCGGAGGCGTTCGGGAATTGCCCCAATGCTGGTATCCACATAACATCACGTCAAAACATGTTATGGCGGTGAAACTTTCGGATATCACCTACAAGGTTGGCGGCTGCGGCGGCATCGATGCGGGGGAGGAGGCGTGCCAATGAGGGCGCAGGGATGGAACGCTGGCGCGCGAGCGAAACCCCGCGCGCGGGACCTTGGACTGCCCTTCCCGGGGGAGTGCGGGATTTCGAACGCGATCACCGACGTACCGGGCGTGGAGGTCGGCTACGCCACGTTGATCGAGGACCCGCCGGCAGGGCCGGCGGGCGCCGTGCGGACCGGGGTGACGGTGGTGCTGCCGCGCGGCCGGTCGGGACCGGCCGTCGAACCGGTTTGGGCCGGCTTCCACTCGCTGAACGGCAACGGCGAGATGACGGGCACCCACTGGATACGGGAGGCCGGCTATTTCCAGGGGCCGGTCGCAATCACCAACACCCACAGCGTCGGCATCGTCCACCAGGCGCTCGCGCGCTGGATGGTCGAGGGCCAGCGCGGCCGGTCGGCCGCCTACACCTGGATGCTGCCCGTGGTGGCCGAGACCTGCGATGCGCACCTCAACGACATGAACGGCTTCCACGTCGCCGAACGGCACGTCGTCGAGGCGATCGGGTCGGCGACCGGCGGCCCGATCGCCGAGGGCAATGTCGGTGGCGGCACGGGCATGATCTGCTTCGAGTTCAAGGGCGGGACGGGAACGGCGTCGCGCAGGGTCCGGGTCGAAGGCGTCGATTACACCGTCGGGTGCCTGGTCCAGGCGAACTTCGGCCTGCGGCCCCTGCTGCGCATTCTGGGCGTCCCCGTCGGGGAGCATCTGGCCGAAGGGCGGATCTGGACCGGCGAGCAGGGATCCATCATCGCGGTCGTCGCCACCGACGCCCCCCTGCTCCCCACCCAGCTCGAACGGCTGGCACGCCGCGCCGGGCTTGGCATCGGACGGACGGGCACACCGTCCGGCGACGGGTCGGGCGACCTCTGCCTCGCCTTCTCGACGGTCGGCGCCGAGGTCGGCCCTCAGGGCCTTCCGACCCTCCCGTTCCTGCCCCATGCCAAGCTGGACCCGATGTTCGAAGCCACGGCCCAGGCGGTCGAGGAGGCGATCGTGAACGCCCTTGTCGCGGCGGAGACGATGGTGGGCCGGGACGGCCACCGGGTCGAGGCCATCGACCACGGCCGGCTTGTCGAGGTGATGGGCCGGTACGGGCGGATGAAGGCATGACCCGGGCCGTCGCAGGCGCGCGGGAACGGGACATGCTCCCGTTCCTGGAAAAGATCCGCGCGAAGCAGGCCGGCTTCACGCGCTCGGAGCGGATGATCGCGGCCTATCTGACGGCGCACGCCCGCGAACTGCCGTTCGAAACGGCCGCGTCCATCGCGCGCAAGATCGGCGTGAGCCAGATGACGGTCGGGCGGTTCCTGCGCTCGCTGGGCTACGACGGGCTTCCCGGCCTGAAGGCGGAGCTGGGACGGCTGCGACAGGTCGCGTGGCTGATCGGCGACCGCTACGAGCGCATCACGGCGGCCCAGGACGGGGCGCACGGTGCCGGCGGCCGGCGGAACCTCGCCCAGAGCCTGGACATGGAGGTCCGGGCGCTGGTGGGTGTCTATGAGCAGGCGCGAACGCCCCGTTTCGCCCGTGTGGCGGAACGGATCGCCACGGCGGGACGGGTGTACGTCGCCGGCTTCCAGACGGTCCGCGGGGTGGCCTTGGATTGCGCGCAGCGCCTGGAATACGTCCGCCCGGGCGTTCGGTTCCTGGACGGCGCCAACGGCACCTACGCCGAGCTGTTCGCGGAAGGCCGCGACCCGCCATTCCTTCTGCTGGTCGACATCCACCGCTATTCCCGCCAAGCCGTTCTCCTGGCGCGCGAGGCCGCGCGGCTGGGCATCGATCTGGCGGTGGTGACGGACACCGTGTGCTACTGGGCGTCGGATTGCACGGAGGATGTCTTCCTGATCCAGACCGAGGTGAACCTGTTCTGGGACAGCAACGGCCCCCTCACCAGCTTCCTCAATCTGTTGGTCGCCGAGGTCATCGCGCGGATCGGGCCTGCGGTCGGCGAGCGCATCAAGGAACTCCAGGCGCTGCAGGAGCAGTTCGACGCCTTCGCCGAGTGACCAGGGGGCAAATCCACACCCGCACTTGGAGCCGTTTCGAGTCAGGTGAACCCGTATCCGCAGTGGACCGGGTCATTGCAGCACTCGGGGGGCAGGACGCAAGGCAGCCCCTTGCCGACAACCTCCCAGAGCGCGTTGTGGGTTCGGGCGGCAGCCGTTTCCAGACCTGCGCCGCAAACCCGGACGGGCTGAGAATGGGCGCGGCGTCTCCGCGGTTCGCAAAGATCCGCGCGAACCGCCGCAACCCCGAGCCTTTCGGCGCCGGGTCGCGGAGACCGGTCTGTCAGCAAGACGGGATGGCGGAGGACGCAGTCCGGAGCGAACCTGCCTCTGCACGCAATTCCCTGATTTTTAGGGAAAATACAGGGAATATCGCTACCTGCAGGTGGCATACCGGCCAAAGGTGACTTGTGATCCCACCGAGCGAAAGTTCCGACTTTCGCTCGGTGGGATCACCCATCGCGTCTGTCCCTGAAGTAGACCGACACGTAGTCACCCACAGTAGTGGGCTCGCCCTCGGAAAGAGGGAGCGCAGAATGCCATGTGTCGCGCAGCCATTTCTGAATGGCACCAGGTTCCATAGCAAATAGATTCAGGCCGAAGTGCTTGGTCGCTTCCTTGACGGCCCGAGTGATGGCTGACCGGGAAGCTCGCTTCTCCGCCTCGATCGAGATGGATCCGCACCACGAGCCGACGAACTCCTCCCATGCAATTGCGTCCTGCCGAAACTTGGGCACGCGGGGAAAGTCGTACCCGTCGACGTATCGGCGATGGAAGTGCTTGTCAGCCGCCATATTGAGATCAGAGGCAAGCTTACGGTCAAACACATTCGAGTAGTGACTGCGGGATATTCCGTTTCTATCGCCCTTCAGGAAGCTGCCGGGTGCGACCTTTTGGTTATTGAACGCTCTGAGATCTTGCCATACCCCATCGAGTGCTGACAAGAAGCGATCCAGCCTTTCGCGTTTCCAAGTTTCGTTTCGCCCGTTAGTCAGCAATTCATTGATTTTACCCTGCCTTTCCGATGCAATTTTGGATTTCATGTTCTCCCCTAGGGCTTGATAGCAGTCATCGGAGAGCCAATCACCTAGGTGGGTCCAAATGCAGTAGCGGGCCTTCCACTGCGGTGTTGCGCTTTCGTTGGGATCCTCGGCCACCGATTCGAGGTAGGGGAAACGTACTACGCTGCGT from Azospirillaceae bacterium carries:
- a CDS encoding P1 family peptidase — its product is MRAQGWNAGARAKPRARDLGLPFPGECGISNAITDVPGVEVGYATLIEDPPAGPAGAVRTGVTVVLPRGRSGPAVEPVWAGFHSLNGNGEMTGTHWIREAGYFQGPVAITNTHSVGIVHQALARWMVEGQRGRSAAYTWMLPVVAETCDAHLNDMNGFHVAERHVVEAIGSATGGPIAEGNVGGGTGMICFEFKGGTGTASRRVRVEGVDYTVGCLVQANFGLRPLLRILGVPVGEHLAEGRIWTGEQGSIIAVVATDAPLLPTQLERLARRAGLGIGRTGTPSGDGSGDLCLAFSTVGAEVGPQGLPTLPFLPHAKLDPMFEATAQAVEEAIVNALVAAETMVGRDGHRVEAIDHGRLVEVMGRYGRMKA
- a CDS encoding MurR/RpiR family transcriptional regulator, translated to MTRAVAGARERDMLPFLEKIRAKQAGFTRSERMIAAYLTAHARELPFETAASIARKIGVSQMTVGRFLRSLGYDGLPGLKAELGRLRQVAWLIGDRYERITAAQDGAHGAGGRRNLAQSLDMEVRALVGVYEQARTPRFARVAERIATAGRVYVAGFQTVRGVALDCAQRLEYVRPGVRFLDGANGTYAELFAEGRDPPFLLLVDIHRYSRQAVLLAREAARLGIDLAVVTDTVCYWASDCTEDVFLIQTEVNLFWDSNGPLTSFLNLLVAEVIARIGPAVGERIKELQALQEQFDAFAE